The following proteins are co-located in the Candidatus Poribacteria bacterium genome:
- a CDS encoding helicase-related protein, translating to MKIPTLIDNVDGNTLLKALESLLIKSVSLDIATGTFEIGAFLSLGETWRHLDGIRLLMGDETTKRTKDHLIKALQEVTDDNIESVKEQDDTLHGLAAVRDAIRRGQIAVRVYDKAKFHAKLNLMHAQKSSLVDFATVGSSNFTTPGLTQNVELNSFITDATHIEKLNDWYDARWEEASEVKAELLRTIERHLKEYSPFTVYAKALHTYFRGREKPADEWEENESVIYQTLSQYQKDGYHAALQIADTWNGALICDGVGSGKTYIGLMLLERYLRENKRVLLITPKSVAESVWNSQVSRQLQSKYPLFLQEHYRIKLHTDLGRQGGISEEELDYFRKHTDVIIIDEAHHFRNPRSNRGRLLMELARDKKLYLLTATPINNSLDDIYHLINYFGQNNRRHFASIGMHDFRKHFRGIEKRLENEDTEIVEQVEEDDFLRQDPLLKQVLIQRSRKYIKEAEKESGTHILFPERTIHPTVDYSLRRVYRTLYDELQNAFDRYDPFLNLAIYNTVKYHKNPEKRIEQREKQVIGLIRTLVLKRLESSWRAFEATVENLLLKMADWLKKHAPERFKMWEGTNRRWWRVVQKHILKRLQEDDIPSQPTPENLQRSVASNPSEEEDDLASVETDDDFIPEDHDVDRLFDDVVDDMNFLTGLLSRIYRLFYHDQLASEPATAQDDKLQQLLKLLKEHANEKVLIFTEFCDTARYLYTQLRYAGFKDIEQIDSRRKVNREEIIERFSPCYNGKSPQSVLPVQKLITTDVLAEGLNLQDASIVINYDLHWNPVRLMQRIGRLDRRLDPEIEKQLSRTDPTVHVWNFLPPAELDDILKLRKRVDGKILRISRTLGIEGKFVSPDDDNKTLQLFNERYEGTENTEELMNLERQRISESHPELWRQLPNLPLRLFSGKPVDEEPPPFLNRDGEPISPDRVGSIGLFCCYEMPNREIKWYFYDAEIDAVLDNVEEIWPEIRCAENTERWTESGPGGLVDARKRIERHINAYLMRIQAPMGTKPKLIAWMEIS from the coding sequence ATGAAAATTCCGACACTCATTGACAACGTAGACGGCAACACCCTCCTGAAAGCCCTTGAGAGCCTACTCATAAAAAGTGTCAGTTTAGACATAGCCACCGGAACATTTGAAATCGGTGCATTCCTATCGCTCGGCGAGACATGGCGACATTTAGATGGAATCCGTCTCCTAATGGGCGACGAGACTACAAAACGCACAAAAGATCATCTAATCAAGGCATTACAAGAAGTCACAGATGATAATATTGAATCCGTAAAAGAACAAGATGACACCCTCCATGGACTTGCTGCTGTCCGAGATGCAATTCGCAGGGGACAAATCGCCGTTCGCGTTTATGACAAAGCCAAATTTCACGCGAAACTCAACTTGATGCATGCCCAAAAATCAAGTCTTGTTGATTTCGCTACCGTCGGCAGTTCCAATTTCACCACTCCAGGACTCACCCAAAACGTTGAGTTGAATTCTTTCATCACAGATGCCACACATATTGAGAAGCTCAACGATTGGTACGATGCCCGTTGGGAGGAAGCCTCCGAAGTGAAAGCCGAGCTGCTCCGCACAATTGAGCGGCACCTTAAGGAGTACTCACCCTTTACCGTTTATGCCAAAGCACTCCATACCTACTTCAGAGGACGCGAAAAACCTGCCGATGAGTGGGAAGAAAACGAATCGGTGATTTACCAAACGCTTTCGCAGTACCAAAAAGACGGCTACCATGCTGCACTCCAGATAGCAGATACTTGGAATGGCGCGCTTATCTGCGATGGAGTCGGTAGCGGTAAAACCTACATCGGTTTGATGCTGCTTGAACGCTATCTAAGAGAGAACAAACGCGTTTTGCTCATTACCCCTAAGTCAGTTGCAGAGAGTGTCTGGAATAGCCAAGTGAGTCGCCAACTCCAGTCGAAATATCCCCTTTTCCTTCAGGAACACTATCGTATTAAACTGCACACCGATCTCGGTCGTCAAGGTGGGATAAGCGAGGAAGAACTCGATTACTTCCGAAAACACACAGATGTCATTATTATAGATGAAGCACATCATTTTCGGAATCCCCGTTCCAACCGTGGCAGGCTTCTGATGGAGCTTGCCAGAGACAAGAAACTCTATCTCCTCACTGCTACGCCGATCAATAATAGCCTTGATGATATCTATCATCTGATTAATTACTTTGGGCAAAACAACAGAAGACATTTCGCCAGCATCGGCATGCATGATTTCCGCAAGCACTTCCGCGGTATTGAAAAACGACTTGAGAATGAAGACACTGAAATTGTCGAACAGGTTGAAGAAGACGACTTTTTACGTCAAGACCCATTATTGAAACAGGTGCTTATTCAGCGAAGTCGAAAGTATATCAAGGAGGCCGAGAAAGAATCAGGAACACATATCCTTTTTCCTGAGCGTACTATACACCCCACAGTTGATTACTCGCTTCGCCGGGTCTATCGAACCCTCTATGATGAACTTCAAAATGCCTTTGATCGATACGATCCATTTCTCAATCTGGCAATTTATAACACTGTTAAGTATCACAAAAACCCTGAGAAACGGATTGAACAGCGCGAAAAACAGGTTATCGGTCTCATCCGGACCCTTGTACTCAAACGCTTGGAAAGTTCATGGCGCGCGTTTGAAGCAACCGTTGAAAATTTACTCCTCAAGATGGCGGACTGGTTGAAAAAACATGCCCCTGAACGCTTTAAGATGTGGGAAGGCACGAACCGGAGATGGTGGCGCGTTGTTCAGAAACACATTCTAAAACGACTCCAAGAAGATGATATCCCATCACAACCCACCCCAGAAAACCTGCAACGCTCCGTTGCATCCAATCCCTCTGAAGAGGAAGACGACCTCGCCTCAGTTGAAACTGATGACGATTTTATCCCGGAAGACCACGATGTAGACAGGTTGTTTGACGATGTTGTGGACGATATGAATTTCTTGACGGGACTCCTCAGTCGAATCTATCGACTTTTTTATCACGACCAGTTGGCAAGCGAACCCGCTACAGCGCAAGATGATAAACTCCAGCAGCTTCTTAAACTCTTAAAAGAACACGCTAACGAGAAAGTACTCATCTTTACTGAGTTTTGTGACACCGCTCGTTATCTTTATACCCAACTGCGGTATGCCGGTTTCAAAGATATTGAGCAAATTGATAGCCGCCGGAAGGTAAACCGAGAAGAAATTATCGAACGCTTTTCGCCTTGCTATAACGGAAAATCTCCTCAAAGCGTTTTGCCTGTTCAGAAACTCATCACGACGGATGTACTCGCTGAAGGGCTTAACCTACAAGATGCGTCTATTGTTATCAACTACGATTTGCATTGGAATCCCGTCCGACTCATGCAACGCATCGGTAGATTAGACCGGCGGCTTGACCCAGAAATTGAGAAACAGCTCAGCCGGACAGATCCGACTGTCCACGTCTGGAATTTCCTGCCTCCCGCCGAACTTGATGACATCCTTAAACTCCGAAAACGGGTCGATGGCAAAATCCTCCGTATCAGTCGCACGCTCGGTATTGAAGGAAAATTCGTTTCGCCCGACGACGACAATAAAACCCTTCAGTTGTTCAATGAACGTTATGAAGGCACGGAAAACACGGAAGAATTGATGAATCTTGAACGTCAACGTATCTCTGAATCTCATCCAGAACTCTGGAGGCAATTGCCAAACCTTCCACTGCGTCTCTTTTCGGGCAAACCCGTTGACGAAGAGCCACCGCCTTTTCTTAATCGCGATGGAGAACCTATTTCACCTGATCGCGTTGGTTCTATTGGACTTTTCTGTTGCTACGAGATGCCAAATCGTGAAATTAAATGGTACTTCTATGACGCTGAAATTGATGCGGTTCTTGACAATGTTGAAGAAATATGGCCCGAAATCCGGTGTGCCGAGAATACAGAACGCTGGACGGAAAGCGGTCCCGGTGGACTTGTAGATGCTCGCAAGCGAATTGAACGCCATATAAACGCTTATCTTATGCGCATACAAGCACCGATGGGGACGAAACCTAAACTCATCGCATGGATGGAGATTTCTTAA
- a CDS encoding Eco57I restriction-modification methylase domain-containing protein — translation MACANYYLCDKWGGGTEHVNDIPSTVENFLNDRLYWAFFHGLGNAGDLPEESAVAVERRGEVPFLNGGLFEMQEYDQRNAVHIPNDKFAEILELFERYNFTVTESTPLDIEVAVDPEMLGKVFEELVTGRHDTGSYYTPRPVVSFMCRESLKICLQNKTDETEDCLKKFVDDGDATEIRNPEKVLEVLQTLRICDPACGSGAYLLGMMSELLRLREALFQSNQIDSTTTYQRKLDIIQQNLYGVDKDDFATNIAMLRLWLSLAVDFDGETPEPLPNLDYKVATGDSLTGPAPEPLDEQIRHEDHLIQQIQEHKSNYLVTYTDPEKRELQKVIADLEKTLQGWSANKDEFVWQVKFSEVFQEGGFDVVIGNPPYVRQELIRPIKPTLRRLFSEVYAGTADLYVYFYKRGTELLRTSGVLTYISSNSFLRAGFSKKLRKFFTDKVYFHRLLDFGSVPVFKAGVDTCIFLYESRAPNAEAFFAATFRDKSDIPRLAEAFQERAFLMNVCDLSANGWALTSSKVIRLLAKLQQTGIPLGEYVGGVFHMGVKTGCNDAFIISESIRQQLIVEDARSDELIKPVLRGRDLKKWRTKRTEHYLIFTRQGIDIGRYPVIRDYLNQYRESLESRASGSYEWYEIQANAAYYLDFDDPKIIYPDTAKSLYACYDTTKSFGLNTTHFIPTNDLSLLAILNSKLFDWYARHKFQSINDPWKGGRLRFFAQYMEKVPIAGRTAAQKAELTDLVEQILADPESGGVREIEREIDKLVYQLYGLTDAEIELIKQTYRDAGMEM, via the coding sequence ATGGCGTGTGCTAACTACTACCTCTGTGATAAGTGGGGAGGGGGGACAGAGCATGTTAATGATATTCCGAGTACTGTAGAAAATTTCCTCAACGACCGCCTCTATTGGGCATTCTTTCATGGACTCGGTAATGCAGGAGACTTACCTGAGGAGTCAGCCGTAGCTGTCGAACGCCGCGGCGAAGTACCCTTTCTCAACGGTGGACTCTTTGAAATGCAGGAATATGACCAGCGCAACGCCGTCCATATCCCTAATGACAAATTCGCCGAAATCCTCGAACTCTTTGAACGCTACAACTTCACAGTAACCGAATCCACACCCCTTGATATTGAGGTGGCAGTAGACCCAGAAATGCTCGGAAAGGTGTTTGAAGAGCTCGTAACCGGCAGACACGACACCGGCAGCTACTACACACCGCGCCCCGTTGTCTCCTTCATGTGCCGAGAGAGTCTGAAAATCTGCCTCCAGAACAAAACCGACGAGACAGAGGACTGCCTTAAAAAGTTTGTTGACGATGGTGATGCGACAGAAATCCGGAACCCAGAGAAGGTATTAGAAGTTCTCCAAACGCTGCGTATTTGCGATCCAGCATGTGGAAGTGGTGCCTATCTACTCGGTATGATGAGCGAATTGCTTCGCTTACGAGAGGCACTCTTCCAAAGCAATCAGATTGATTCCACAACAACCTACCAACGCAAACTCGACATCATTCAGCAAAACCTCTACGGCGTAGATAAAGACGACTTCGCTACCAATATTGCCATGCTCCGATTGTGGCTCAGCCTTGCCGTCGACTTTGACGGTGAAACGCCAGAACCGCTGCCCAATTTGGACTATAAAGTTGCAACGGGAGACAGTTTAACAGGACCCGCACCGGAACCCTTGGACGAACAAATTCGACATGAGGACCACCTGATTCAACAGATTCAAGAGCATAAATCTAACTATCTTGTCACCTACACCGACCCAGAGAAGCGGGAACTTCAAAAGGTAATTGCTGATCTCGAAAAAACCCTCCAAGGATGGAGTGCAAACAAAGATGAGTTTGTCTGGCAAGTCAAGTTTTCGGAGGTATTCCAAGAAGGTGGATTTGATGTCGTCATTGGTAATCCTCCTTATGTTCGCCAAGAACTTATCAGACCGATTAAACCGACTTTAAGGCGATTATTTTCAGAAGTATATGCCGGCACCGCAGACCTCTATGTCTATTTTTACAAGCGCGGTACCGAGCTGCTCCGCACAAGTGGTGTCCTTACTTATATTTCTTCCAACTCGTTTTTGCGTGCAGGATTCAGCAAAAAACTCCGGAAATTCTTTACCGATAAGGTATACTTTCATAGGTTGCTTGATTTTGGAAGTGTCCCTGTTTTTAAGGCAGGTGTGGATACCTGTATTTTCCTATATGAAAGTAGAGCACCGAACGCTGAAGCCTTTTTTGCCGCGACGTTTCGTGATAAATCTGATATCCCGCGTCTTGCCGAAGCATTTCAAGAGCGTGCTTTTTTGATGAATGTTTGTGATCTATCAGCAAATGGATGGGCACTAACATCGTCAAAGGTAATTAGATTGCTCGCAAAACTACAACAAACTGGCATACCGTTAGGAGAATATGTCGGTGGAGTGTTCCACATGGGCGTAAAGACTGGATGTAATGACGCGTTTATCATTAGTGAGTCTATACGTCAGCAATTGATTGTGGAAGATGCAAGAAGCGACGAACTCATAAAACCTGTACTGAGGGGGCGTGACCTTAAAAAGTGGCGAACAAAAAGGACCGAGCATTATCTGATTTTCACGCGTCAGGGGATTGATATTGGACGGTATCCGGTTATCAGAGATTACTTAAATCAATACAGAGAATCCCTTGAAAGCCGCGCATCAGGAAGTTATGAATGGTATGAAATTCAAGCCAATGCTGCTTATTACTTAGATTTTGATGATCCTAAGATTATCTATCCAGATACAGCAAAGTCTCTATACGCTTGTTATGATACAACGAAATCGTTTGGATTAAACACAACACACTTCATACCTACTAATGATCTCTCCTTACTTGCTATTTTGAACAGTAAGCTTTTTGATTGGTATGCCCGACACAAGTTTCAGAGTATCAACGATCCATGGAAAGGCGGCAGATTGCGCTTCTTTGCCCAATACATGGAGAAGGTTCCGATAGCGGGTCGGACTGCGGCACAAAAAGCAGAGCTGACAGATTTGGTTGAACAGATACTTGCAGACCCAGAAAGTGGTGGCGTGCGTGAAATCGAGCGGGAGATAGATAAGTTGGTGTATCAGTTGTATGGATTGACCGATGCGGAGATTGAACTGATTAAGCAGACGTATCGGGATGCAGGGATGGAGATGTGA